A window of the Bacteroides thetaiotaomicron VPI-5482 genome harbors these coding sequences:
- a CDS encoding glycosyltransferase family 2 protein, with translation MENNYLISVIVPVHNTVNYLRKCIESIRNQSLENIEIILVDNLSTDGSSEVCDEYASMDTRVKVIHLSVANASVARNAGIDMASAPYIGFIDSDDYIDVNMYEELLAAISSYGVDLVYSNFQIEHDDGHIDSFEPNSGMVCERSSKEVVYDMMCDRLNSSCCTKLFKKTLFSSLKFPIHNMYEDRLILHQWILESEKVVWIDKAFYHYVKRSSSICHVISPLQRYHFFLAQFCRLEFINNNLLFDTKEQYNMKTSLVKSCLRTFKEMRSFPFSESRAYVVDMKNNLKKLIPLSKKELDIKCYKRLRKIVYFWPIYYWVHFKLKKINSGE, from the coding sequence ATGGAGAATAATTATTTGATAAGTGTGATTGTACCTGTACATAATACAGTTAATTATTTGCGAAAATGTATTGAATCTATACGAAATCAATCTTTAGAAAATATAGAGATAATTCTGGTAGATAATTTATCAACTGATGGATCTTCTGAGGTATGTGATGAATATGCAAGTATGGATACTCGGGTAAAAGTAATTCATCTTTCGGTAGCTAATGCATCTGTAGCTCGTAATGCTGGCATTGATATGGCTTCTGCTCCATATATAGGGTTTATAGACAGTGATGATTATATTGACGTCAATATGTATGAGGAATTGCTTGCTGCAATTAGTTCATATGGTGTTGATTTGGTATATTCCAATTTTCAGATTGAACATGACGACGGGCATATAGACTCTTTTGAACCTAATAGTGGTATGGTCTGTGAAAGATCTTCGAAGGAGGTGGTGTATGATATGATGTGTGATCGATTGAATAGCTCTTGTTGTACGAAACTCTTTAAGAAGACACTTTTTTCTTCATTAAAATTTCCTATACATAATATGTATGAGGATCGTCTTATCTTGCATCAGTGGATATTAGAGTCTGAAAAAGTAGTGTGGATTGATAAGGCATTTTATCATTATGTAAAAAGAAGCTCTAGTATTTGCCATGTTATTTCACCATTACAACGTTATCATTTCTTTTTAGCACAATTTTGCCGCTTGGAGTTTATTAATAATAATCTATTGTTCGATACGAAAGAACAATATAATATGAAAACATCCCTTGTTAAGAGCTGCTTAAGGACTTTTAAAGAGATGCGTTCTTTTCCTTTTAGCGAAAGTCGTGCCTATGTTGTTGATATGAAGAATAATTTGAAGAAATTAATTCCTCTGTCTAAAAAGGAACTTGATATTAAATGTTATAAACGGCTGAGAAAGATTGTTTATTTTTGGCCTATTTATTATTGGGTACATTTTAAACTTAAAAAGATAAATAGTGGAGAATAA
- a CDS encoding glycosyltransferase family 2 protein has product MENKYLVSIIVPVHNTADYLHKCIESLRSQTLQQIEIILVDNLSVDGSSEICDEYAKIDKRIKVLHLSIAGLSIARNAGMRIASAPYIGFVDSDDYVEPAMFEKMLDAMVQSDAEIAYCNFLLEYEFKPNESPYRNSGDIVIRDPKNVLQDMMMEKVSCSACTKLYKSGFLTSLQFPEGKNYEDRLVMYEWVALCKKVVWVDSPFYHYVERQTSICHTMSPMNLYHYFLAEYARMRFMEKYSLFEEEDLFKIRTRLIGTCLTIFKEILLKVNLREFKEPVKDMRQKMKEIAALPEDTYELKYRRRVRKIAYHWHLYYLTHFLFKKGGDS; this is encoded by the coding sequence GTGGAGAATAAGTATTTGGTTAGTATAATAGTGCCTGTTCATAATACCGCTGATTATTTGCATAAATGTATTGAATCATTACGTAGTCAGACATTACAGCAGATTGAAATAATCTTGGTTGATAATTTATCTGTTGATGGTTCTTCTGAGATATGTGATGAATATGCGAAAATTGACAAACGTATTAAAGTGCTACATCTTTCTATAGCTGGACTCTCTATTGCTCGTAATGCTGGCATGCGTATAGCTTCTGCTCCTTACATTGGTTTTGTTGACAGTGACGACTATGTTGAACCTGCAATGTTTGAGAAAATGTTAGATGCAATGGTACAAAGTGATGCGGAAATTGCATATTGTAATTTTCTTCTTGAATATGAATTTAAACCAAACGAGTCTCCTTACCGGAATTCTGGAGATATTGTTATTCGAGATCCAAAGAATGTATTACAAGATATGATGATGGAAAAAGTTAGTTGTTCTGCTTGTACAAAGCTTTATAAGAGTGGCTTTCTGACATCATTACAATTCCCAGAGGGGAAAAATTATGAAGACAGACTTGTAATGTATGAATGGGTTGCTCTATGTAAGAAAGTTGTATGGGTAGATAGCCCTTTTTATCATTATGTAGAACGACAAACGAGTATATGTCACACGATGTCTCCTATGAATCTTTATCATTATTTTTTGGCAGAATATGCCCGCATGAGGTTCATGGAGAAATATTCTCTATTTGAAGAAGAAGATCTTTTTAAAATTAGGACTAGGTTGATTGGGACTTGTCTTACAATATTTAAGGAGATACTTTTGAAGGTGAATTTGAGAGAATTCAAAGAACCTGTTAAGGATATGAGGCAGAAAATGAAAGAGATAGCTGCATTGCCTGAAGATACATATGAATTGAAATATCGCAGGAGGGTAAGAAAAATAGCTTATCATTGGCATTTGTACTACTTGACTCATTTCCTGTTTAAAAAAGGTGGAGATTCGTGA
- a CDS encoding glycosyltransferase family 2 protein: MKDIANTPLVSIICSTYNHGLYISQCLDGFLMQKTNFPFEILIHDDASTDNTPDIIREYEHNHPQVIRPIYQKENKYSKKEDIFAKYQCSRVRGKYIAICEGDDYWIDPLKLQKQIDFLENNPDYGMIYTTSKVYNQKKGKIEEDIIGRKFNGYIELLSGNCIPTLTSCIRSALVMEYLKEVEPKSKNWLMGDYPMWLWISYYHKIKFLPESTTVYRVLEESASHSNDIQKYERFILSTIDITAFYIHKFNTPLTEPYLRSLSCFYYDLYDKYMCLGMYKKARHYSKLINPSYVSARMRRRVRRFHLRFIQIRLAKWFDIKGKERK; encoded by the coding sequence ATGAAAGATATAGCAAATACTCCATTAGTAAGTATAATTTGTAGCACATATAATCATGGATTATATATATCCCAGTGTCTAGATGGTTTTCTAATGCAAAAGACCAATTTTCCATTTGAAATTCTAATCCATGATGATGCATCCACTGATAATACTCCTGATATCATTCGCGAGTACGAGCATAATCACCCTCAAGTCATAAGACCCATATATCAGAAAGAAAACAAATACTCAAAGAAAGAAGATATCTTTGCCAAATACCAATGCTCACGAGTCAGAGGAAAGTATATTGCAATATGCGAAGGAGACGATTATTGGATTGACCCATTAAAACTTCAGAAACAAATCGATTTTCTAGAAAACAATCCTGATTACGGCATGATATATACTACCAGCAAGGTATATAACCAAAAGAAAGGCAAAATAGAAGAAGATATTATTGGACGGAAATTTAATGGTTATATAGAGTTATTATCCGGAAATTGTATTCCAACCCTTACATCTTGCATACGCAGTGCCTTAGTAATGGAGTACTTGAAAGAAGTGGAACCCAAGAGCAAAAACTGGCTAATGGGAGACTATCCTATGTGGCTATGGATATCATATTATCACAAAATAAAGTTTCTTCCAGAAAGCACTACGGTATACCGTGTCTTAGAAGAATCAGCAAGTCATTCTAATGATATACAGAAATATGAAAGATTCATATTATCGACCATTGATATAACTGCATTTTATATCCACAAATTTAATACTCCATTAACAGAGCCATACTTACGATCCTTAAGTTGCTTTTACTATGATCTATACGATAAGTATATGTGTCTGGGCATGTATAAAAAGGCCAGACACTATTCAAAACTCATTAATCCTAGTTATGTATCCGCACGTATGCGGAGAAGAGTCCGCCGATTCCATCTCAGATTCATTCAGATAAGATTAGCAAAATGGTTCGATATAAAAGGAAAAGAAAGGAAGTAA
- a CDS encoding GNAT family N-acetyltransferase: protein MSITIHTEPLAYTEFRDFIISSANWFVPSLLQMPNLDEWILKMYHNGSMYYTISGSNIISLIVGYYNREERFLYIPYVCVNPDHQGHGISKKTINYIIEHLSTDIQEILLEVRKDNNNALHAYHKMGFYEAEDRDEKYLMKKEVHKS, encoded by the coding sequence ATGAGCATAACAATCCATACAGAACCTCTAGCATATACCGAATTCAGGGATTTTATCATATCCTCTGCAAACTGGTTTGTTCCTTCTCTGTTACAGATGCCCAACCTGGATGAATGGATATTAAAAATGTACCATAACGGCTCTATGTACTATACTATTTCCGGATCTAACATTATATCTTTAATTGTTGGCTATTACAATAGAGAAGAGAGATTTTTATATATACCCTATGTCTGTGTAAACCCTGACCATCAAGGTCATGGGATCTCTAAAAAAACAATTAATTATATCATAGAACATCTTTCTACGGACATTCAGGAGATATTGCTTGAAGTTAGAAAAGACAATAACAATGCACTTCATGCATATCATAAAATGGGATTTTATGAGGCTGAGGATAGGGATGAGAAGTATTTAATGAAGAAAGAGGTACACAAAAGTTAA
- a CDS encoding ATP-grasp domain-containing protein, producing MKKVLMLGGSLYQVYAIKEAVKMGYYVITCDYLPNNPGHQYAHEYYNVSTTDKEAVYELAKRLQVDGVVAYASDPAAPTAAYVCEKLGLPTSPYTSVEILSQKDLFRRYLAEHNFNVPKYVGCSSYTEALEQIKNLTLPVMIKPVDSSGSKGINKLTNVDQLKDFIEDALSYSREKRIIIEEFIEKDGYQISGDAFSVDGILKFHCFGNEYYSSSVVKDFAPLGECWPFQMKPEIITELEKDIQRLISELKMGTTAYNVEAILGKNGKLYILELGARSGGSLIPQITELATGVNMVKYVIKAALGEDCSEIEMSPARGYWSNYMLHSKQTGRFKEISFDENFAKNNLVDCVTELKSGDNVHAFRDAGDALGTLILKYSSKEEMFNVIENMDQFVHIIID from the coding sequence ATGAAAAAAGTTTTAATGCTAGGAGGCTCTTTATATCAGGTCTATGCGATTAAAGAAGCTGTAAAAATGGGATATTATGTAATCACCTGCGATTACTTGCCGAATAACCCAGGACATCAGTATGCCCACGAATATTATAATGTCAGCACAACAGATAAGGAAGCTGTTTACGAGTTAGCCAAAAGACTTCAAGTAGATGGCGTCGTTGCATATGCTTCAGATCCTGCAGCTCCTACAGCTGCTTATGTTTGTGAGAAACTAGGATTGCCCACCAGCCCCTATACTTCTGTAGAAATTCTTTCTCAGAAAGACTTATTCAGACGATATCTGGCTGAACATAATTTCAATGTTCCCAAATACGTCGGATGTTCTTCATACACGGAGGCTTTGGAACAAATCAAGAATTTAACCCTTCCTGTTATGATAAAGCCTGTCGATTCATCAGGAAGTAAAGGCATCAATAAACTGACTAACGTAGATCAACTAAAAGACTTTATAGAAGATGCCCTCTCATATTCCCGTGAAAAACGCATTATTATTGAGGAATTCATAGAGAAGGACGGATATCAGATATCAGGAGATGCCTTTTCCGTAGACGGAATTTTAAAATTCCACTGTTTTGGAAACGAATACTACAGTTCTTCAGTTGTCAAAGATTTCGCCCCACTTGGTGAATGCTGGCCTTTCCAAATGAAACCTGAAATTATAACAGAACTGGAAAAGGACATACAGCGTCTGATTTCTGAACTAAAAATGGGGACAACCGCATATAATGTCGAGGCTATTCTTGGTAAAAACGGGAAATTGTATATACTGGAGTTAGGTGCCAGAAGCGGTGGCAGTTTAATACCTCAGATTACAGAACTGGCAACAGGAGTCAACATGGTTAAATATGTGATAAAAGCAGCTTTGGGAGAAGATTGCTCCGAAATAGAGATGTCACCTGCAAGGGGATATTGGTCTAATTATATGTTACATAGCAAACAGACCGGACGGTTTAAAGAAATATCATTTGATGAAAACTTTGCAAAAAACAATCTGGTAGATTGTGTAACAGAACTGAAAAGTGGAGATAATGTTCATGCTTTCCGTGATGCTGGCGATGCATTGGGGACACTTATCCTCAAATATTCTTCGAAAGAAGAAATGTTTAATGTTATAGAAAACATGGACCAGTTTGTACATATTATTATTGATTAA
- a CDS encoding pyridoxal phosphate-dependent aminotransferase has translation MIQLSEITNSISPSLTRRLFNLAQKYDNVIDFTLGDPDIHPHDKIKEAGCKAILEGRTRYSPNAGLLELREIISSRYKLQYNIEYNPTNEIMVTVGGMEGLYLTLLAILNRGDEVIIPAPYWINYVQMVCMCSGEPIITAPVSTNDLSISIENIRKAITPKTKAIILNTPSNPSGRIISDDSIQQIAQIAIENDLIVITDEVYKTLLYDNAHFKSIVTCDKMKERTVVINSLSKEFCMTGWRLGYIAAPSELISVMTMFQENIAACAPLPSQYAAIEALRNSEKYSAGMIEEFTLRRNVLLEEVAKIKTITVDAPQGTFYAMLNIKSTGLKSEEFAYALLEKEQVAVVPGITYGDCCEDFIRIAFTLDIYKIKEGIQRLKRFVESL, from the coding sequence ATGATACAATTATCAGAAATAACAAACTCTATATCCCCTTCCTTAACAAGGCGTCTATTTAATTTGGCCCAAAAATATGACAATGTTATAGACTTCACATTGGGAGACCCGGATATACATCCACACGATAAAATAAAAGAAGCTGGCTGTAAAGCGATACTGGAAGGTCGTACAAGATACTCCCCTAATGCCGGATTATTAGAATTAAGAGAAATAATATCTTCCAGATACAAGTTACAATATAATATAGAATACAACCCGACAAATGAGATTATGGTTACAGTTGGGGGAATGGAAGGATTATATTTAACCCTGCTAGCCATTCTAAACAGAGGGGATGAAGTCATTATACCAGCTCCATATTGGATAAACTATGTACAGATGGTATGTATGTGTAGTGGAGAGCCCATTATCACAGCTCCTGTCAGCACCAATGACTTATCGATATCTATAGAAAATATAAGGAAGGCAATCACTCCTAAAACAAAAGCTATTATTTTAAATACGCCCAGCAACCCTTCCGGGCGGATAATTTCTGATGACTCCATCCAACAAATAGCACAGATAGCTATTGAGAATGATTTGATAGTAATAACAGATGAGGTATACAAAACACTACTTTATGATAATGCTCATTTCAAAAGTATTGTTACATGCGACAAGATGAAGGAACGCACTGTTGTTATCAATAGTTTATCAAAAGAATTCTGTATGACCGGATGGCGTTTGGGTTATATAGCTGCACCTTCAGAGTTAATATCAGTGATGACAATGTTTCAAGAGAACATAGCTGCTTGTGCTCCATTGCCGTCTCAGTATGCAGCTATAGAAGCACTAAGAAATTCGGAGAAATATTCGGCTGGTATGATTGAGGAATTCACTCTCCGCCGAAATGTTTTATTGGAAGAAGTTGCCAAAATCAAAACAATAACAGTCGATGCGCCACAAGGAACCTTCTATGCAATGTTAAATATAAAATCTACCGGATTAAAATCTGAGGAGTTCGCATATGCCCTTTTAGAAAAAGAACAAGTGGCAGTGGTTCCTGGAATAACTTACGGTGATTGTTGCGAGGATTTTATCCGGATTGCTTTTACATTAGATATATATAAAATTAAAGAAGGAATTCAAAGACTTAAGCGATTTGTCGAAAGTTTATAA
- a CDS encoding DegT/DnrJ/EryC1/StrS family aminotransferase, producing MIDKPIYVTSPLLPSLEDFTFLLKEIWESKMLTNNGNFHQKLEEELAKYLKVPYLSLFTNGTLPLITALQAMRITGEVITTPFSFVATTHSLWWNGIKPVFVDIEPETCNLDPSKIEAAITPRTTAIMPVHVYGKPCKTKEIQEIANKYGLKVIYDAAHAFGVEINGESILNFGDMATLSFHATKVYNTLEGGALVVHDEQTKKRIDYLKNFGFASETEVVAPGINSKVDEVRAAYGLLNLKQVDHAINSRRKVAIRYRDELQGVKGITFFNDIPGVRHNYSYFPIFINAEEYGMTRDELYFKMKEHNVFGRRYFYPLISTFSTYRGLDSANPDNLPIATQMSNNVICLPMHHALSENEVEYILQIIKK from the coding sequence ATGATAGATAAACCTATATATGTGACTTCCCCCCTACTGCCTTCTTTGGAAGATTTTACTTTCTTATTAAAAGAAATATGGGAAAGCAAAATGCTGACAAATAATGGCAACTTCCACCAAAAGCTAGAAGAGGAATTAGCTAAGTATCTTAAAGTTCCCTATCTCAGTTTGTTTACGAACGGAACTCTACCTTTAATAACCGCTTTACAAGCAATGAGAATTACCGGTGAAGTGATAACTACTCCCTTTAGCTTTGTAGCAACAACACATTCTCTTTGGTGGAATGGAATCAAACCTGTTTTTGTAGACATTGAGCCAGAAACCTGTAATCTGGATCCTAGTAAAATAGAAGCGGCCATTACCCCCAGGACTACAGCTATCATGCCTGTACACGTTTACGGGAAGCCTTGTAAAACGAAAGAGATTCAAGAAATTGCCAATAAATATGGATTAAAAGTCATATATGATGCCGCTCATGCTTTTGGAGTAGAAATAAACGGGGAAAGCATTTTAAACTTTGGAGATATGGCTACTCTGAGTTTTCATGCAACGAAAGTTTACAATACTTTGGAAGGTGGAGCATTAGTCGTTCATGACGAGCAGACTAAAAAGCGCATCGACTATCTAAAGAACTTTGGTTTTGCCAGTGAAACTGAAGTTGTAGCCCCCGGTATTAATAGTAAAGTAGATGAGGTACGCGCTGCATACGGATTACTTAACCTTAAGCAAGTAGATCATGCAATCAATTCCCGTCGCAAAGTAGCCATAAGATATAGAGATGAACTTCAAGGTGTTAAAGGGATAACCTTTTTCAATGATATACCAGGAGTACGCCACAATTATTCTTATTTCCCAATTTTCATAAATGCTGAAGAATATGGAATGACGCGTGATGAACTTTATTTTAAGATGAAAGAACATAATGTATTCGGACGCCGTTATTTCTATCCGCTAATCAGTACATTCTCAACATATCGCGGATTAGATTCTGCTAACCCTGACAATCTGCCAATAGCAACCCAAATGTCCAATAACGTCATCTGCTTGCCAATGCACCATGCTTTAAGTGAAAATGAAGTCGAGTATATCCTCCAAATTATAAAGAAATAG
- a CDS encoding beta-1,6-N-acetylglucosaminyltransferase — translation MNLFNDAKVMRHAFLILAHNEFQILKILLSMLDDGRNDIYLHIDKKVVLGPLEQDLFRLAKARLFVLEQRLDVRWGDISVVKAELLLLETASMKGPYDYYHLLSGVDLPIKSQDYIHHFFEKNKGYEFVPYSCGEANLKDLERKVFKYHLFCRYYKIPPRIFKKQVQSLRISFLKLQDFFHYNRPKEIEFKKGSNWVSITHELLTIILAQKSFILRRFKNVCCGDEIFLQSILWNSERRSHIYPGSEQLNAGLRAIDWERGNPYVWKMEDLQYLLETEHLFARKFDSQNMDVVIKIRELFS, via the coding sequence ATGAACTTATTTAATGATGCAAAGGTAATGAGACATGCTTTTTTAATTCTGGCCCATAATGAATTTCAAATATTGAAGATACTACTTTCTATGCTTGATGATGGGAGGAATGATATATATCTGCATATTGATAAGAAAGTCGTGCTCGGACCTTTAGAGCAAGATTTATTTCGGCTTGCAAAAGCTCGTCTTTTTGTACTTGAGCAACGTCTTGACGTAAGATGGGGTGATATTAGTGTGGTAAAGGCTGAACTGTTGTTACTTGAGACAGCCAGTATGAAAGGTCCTTATGATTATTATCATTTGTTGTCAGGAGTCGATTTGCCGATAAAGTCACAAGACTATATCCATCATTTCTTCGAGAAAAATAAGGGGTATGAGTTTGTGCCTTACTCTTGTGGTGAGGCTAATTTAAAAGATCTCGAAAGAAAGGTTTTTAAATATCATTTGTTCTGTCGTTATTATAAAATTCCACCTCGTATTTTTAAAAAGCAAGTACAATCTCTTCGAATAAGCTTTTTAAAGTTGCAGGATTTCTTCCATTATAACCGACCTAAAGAAATTGAATTTAAAAAGGGTTCCAATTGGGTTAGTATTACGCATGAGTTGCTAACAATTATATTAGCCCAAAAGTCTTTTATTTTAAGGCGTTTTAAAAATGTTTGCTGTGGTGACGAAATATTTCTTCAATCTATATTGTGGAACTCAGAAAGGCGGAGTCATATTTATCCAGGTAGTGAGCAGTTGAATGCCGGACTTCGTGCAATTGATTGGGAACGGGGGAATCCTTATGTTTGGAAAATGGAGGATTTGCAATATTTATTAGAAACAGAGCATTTGTTTGCTCGAAAATTTGATTCGCAGAATATGGATGTTGTGATCAAAATAAGGGAGCTTTTTTCTTGA
- a CDS encoding GtrA family protein — MSVFNKRREFVRFILVGVLATATHYGIYFFLCVLMLPAIAYTIGYAISFILNFYLSNIFTFNTKPTVRKGIGFGISHFINYLLHIGLLSLFIWIGVPERWAPLPVFALVVPVNFLLVRFVLKSKKI; from the coding sequence ATGTCTGTTTTTAATAAGCGTAGAGAGTTTGTTCGTTTCATATTGGTTGGTGTTCTGGCAACTGCTACTCATTATGGTATTTATTTCTTTTTATGTGTATTGATGTTACCAGCTATTGCATATACTATTGGTTATGCTATTAGCTTTATTCTGAATTTTTACTTGTCTAATATATTCACCTTTAATACTAAGCCTACTGTTAGGAAAGGAATAGGATTTGGTATCAGTCATTTTATCAATTATTTGTTGCATATCGGGCTGTTGTCGCTATTTATATGGATCGGAGTTCCCGAGAGATGGGCACCTCTTCCTGTGTTTGCATTAGTAGTGCCGGTTAATTTTCTTCTTGTTCGTTTTGTTCTAAAATCTAAAAAAATATGA
- a CDS encoding glycosyltransferase family 2 protein, which translates to MSKVSVLIPAYNEELSLPELYSKLKEMMDSYAEYEWEILFVNDGSHDKTLEVIKFLRSQDERINFVDLSRNFGKEVAMLAGFDYATGDCLVIMDADLQHPPHLIPEMLKYWEEGYDDVYAKRITRGKESLMRKYLSLLFYKLLQKTTRVEILPNVGDFRLLDRCCVNALKQMRESQRYTKGMYCWIGFRKKEIKFEQEDRVAGTSSFNFFSLLSLAVEGVTSFTVAPLRISTFAGIIVSLVAFIYMCFIMFKTLIWGEVVQGFPTLMVVILFLGGIQLLSLGVIGEYIGRIFNETKNRPTYIAREYNGVKQ; encoded by the coding sequence ATGAGTAAAGTTAGTGTTTTAATACCTGCATACAACGAGGAACTCTCTCTTCCAGAGCTCTATTCGAAGCTAAAAGAAATGATGGATTCTTATGCAGAATATGAGTGGGAGATTTTGTTTGTTAATGATGGCAGCCATGATAAAACATTGGAAGTTATTAAATTTTTGAGATCACAAGATGAGAGAATTAATTTTGTCGACCTGTCGCGCAATTTTGGAAAAGAAGTAGCAATGTTAGCTGGTTTCGATTATGCTACAGGCGATTGTCTGGTGATTATGGATGCTGACTTGCAACATCCTCCTCACTTAATCCCTGAAATGTTGAAATATTGGGAAGAAGGGTATGATGATGTATACGCAAAGCGAATAACCAGAGGCAAGGAGAGTTTGATGCGTAAATATCTGTCCTTGTTATTCTATAAGTTATTGCAGAAAACGACCCGTGTGGAGATTCTCCCGAATGTCGGTGATTTCAGACTGTTAGATCGTTGTTGTGTAAACGCTTTGAAACAGATGCGTGAGAGCCAAAGATATACTAAAGGTATGTATTGCTGGATTGGATTTCGTAAGAAAGAGATCAAATTCGAGCAGGAAGATCGTGTTGCCGGTACATCTTCGTTTAACTTTTTCAGCCTTCTGAGCTTGGCTGTGGAAGGGGTGACTTCCTTTACTGTAGCTCCTTTACGCATTTCTACTTTTGCTGGAATTATAGTTTCCCTGGTTGCTTTCATATACATGTGCTTTATCATGTTTAAAACATTGATATGGGGCGAAGTTGTACAGGGTTTCCCTACTCTGATGGTTGTGATTCTTTTTCTAGGTGGGATACAGTTGCTGTCCTTGGGAGTCATAGGGGAGTATATAGGACGTATTTTCAATGAAACAAAGAATCGTCCTACCTACATTGCAAGAGAATATAATGGTGTGAAACAATAG
- a CDS encoding DUF6056 family protein, which yields MSKKTVRIGIGAFLLIIGSLFYLMNMYTPICGDDYLYSFYLTPVAAKSFFEGTSIGFEQKISSFTDVIFSQYNHYFYVNGRTIPHILEQSFAGLWGENCFNLINVFAFLLLNMLVIWISGKRNLTKFGYWVAAVFFIWFLLPCPVDLFLLMSGALNYTWSAVLCLAFLLVYTKVRQMERVNWGVAFLLFLLGVISGWTHESLVIGISGALFIIYCVQYNKRKPKSPEIALVAGFWLGTLLLCLSPAARGRASFDHPSIWETFLLIIGELRAFYVLLFLLVYTFFREKRNNNNHTLRKFFYDNQLYFYVILIELVFSLVIGFRNVRQLFGIELFSVVILIKLISEQTSFNAVWCRSVSIVAASAIVLHMAFVIPCAKRSHAQFQDIVTTYLHSEDGVVSFRYEEFPCWVDSYVWRFGGYADWEAFCISVYYMGDKKPMKALLID from the coding sequence ATGAGTAAAAAAACGGTTCGGATTGGTATTGGCGCATTTCTGTTGATAATAGGAAGTTTATTTTACCTGATGAATATGTACACTCCGATATGTGGAGATGATTATCTTTATTCATTCTATTTGACTCCTGTGGCAGCTAAGTCTTTCTTTGAAGGCACATCGATAGGATTTGAGCAGAAGATATCATCATTTACCGATGTTATTTTTTCGCAATATAATCATTATTTTTATGTGAATGGCCGTACCATTCCTCATATTCTGGAGCAGTCGTTTGCCGGACTTTGGGGGGAGAATTGTTTTAATTTAATCAATGTATTCGCTTTTCTGTTACTTAATATGTTGGTTATATGGATTTCCGGAAAAAGAAATCTGACAAAATTCGGTTACTGGGTTGCTGCAGTTTTCTTTATATGGTTCTTATTGCCTTGCCCGGTTGATCTCTTTTTACTGATGAGTGGTGCTCTCAATTATACTTGGAGCGCCGTTCTTTGTTTGGCTTTTCTGCTTGTTTATACTAAAGTGCGGCAAATGGAAAGGGTGAATTGGGGAGTTGCTTTTCTTCTTTTTTTGCTGGGCGTCATTTCTGGTTGGACACATGAATCTTTGGTTATAGGCATTTCCGGGGCTTTGTTTATTATTTATTGTGTACAATATAATAAGAGGAAGCCTAAATCACCTGAAATAGCTTTGGTTGCCGGCTTTTGGCTTGGGACCTTGTTGTTGTGTTTATCGCCTGCTGCCCGCGGGCGCGCGTCGTTTGATCATCCTTCCATCTGGGAAACCTTCTTATTGATAATCGGTGAGCTTCGGGCATTTTATGTTCTTCTGTTTTTGCTGGTATATACTTTTTTTCGTGAAAAGAGAAACAACAATAATCATACCCTGAGAAAGTTTTTCTATGATAATCAACTTTATTTTTATGTAATCTTAATTGAACTTGTTTTTAGCTTGGTTATAGGATTTCGAAATGTCCGGCAATTGTTTGGAATAGAGTTGTTTTCTGTTGTGATTTTAATCAAGCTGATCAGTGAACAGACTTCATTTAATGCGGTTTGGTGTAGAAGTGTATCAATTGTGGCAGCAAGTGCGATCGTTTTGCATATGGCATTTGTCATTCCATGCGCAAAACGTTCTCATGCGCAATTTCAGGATATAGTGACCACTTATCTCCACTCAGAAGACGGTGTTGTTTCTTTCAGATACGAAGAGTTTCCCTGTTGGGTCGATTCTTATGTCTGGCGATTCGGAGGGTATGCGGATTGGGAAGCTTTTTGTATTTCCGTCTATTATATGGGAGACAAAAAGCCGATGAAAGCTTTGCTGATTGATTAG